Genomic segment of Phycisphaerales bacterium:
CCTCGGGATGAGATGAAGGCGATCCACGCCAGCGAAGGCGATCGCGTGGGATTCACGCTGCTGAGCAAAGGCGAACGCAAGGGCGGCAGGCAACGCAGGCGAGCCTGAGGCATCCCCGTCGCCGCGCTCGAGGCAGCGCTCCCTGCCGCGCTTGCGGTCATACGATCGTTCATGGTTCACTCTTCACTGCTCGAACGGGCCCCGGCGGATTACATCGACGGCCGGTGGATCGAACTGGGCGCGGGCGATGGAATTACCTCTACGAACCCTGCAGCGCCTGATGAGATCATCTGGCAGGCCGCGTCGAACATCGCGCATGTCGAAGAGGCCATCGCGGCAGCGCGGCGGGCGGCGCCGGGATGGGCGCAACTGCCCATCGCGCGGCGGCACGAGTATCTCCGCCGCTACCAGCAGGTCGTCAAGGCGCACCTCGATCGCATCGCAGGACTGATCTGCGATGAGAGCGGCAAGACGATGGCCGAGTCCACGTTTGAAGCCAACGCGCTGATCGGCAAGGTGGACATCACGCTCGATCCGACGGGCGCGCTCGGCCGCATCACCGATTTCGAAGTGCCCGTCAGCGCGACGCGGCGCGGCATCAACCGCTTCAAGCCGCACGGCGTGATGGCCGTCATCGGGCCGTTCAACTTTCCCGCCCACCTGCCCAACGGCCACTTCATTCCCGCACTGGCCGCCGGCAACTCGATCGTCTTCAAACCCAGCGACAAGACCCCGGCGGTCGGACAGGTGATCGCGGAGGTCTGGCACGAGGTCGGCCTGCCTCAGGGCGTCTTCAACCTCGTGCAGGGCGCAGCGGATGTGGCTTCGACGCTGGTCAGGCATGAGGGAATCGACGGCATTCTCTTCACCGGCTCGTGGGGCGTCGGCCGGCGCATTCTCGAAGCCAACCTCGACAGGCCCGGACGCATCATCGCGCTGGAGATGGGCGGCAACAACCCGGCCGTCGTCATGGATGACGCTGATCTCCGCCAGGCGGTCATTGAGTGCGTTCGGGCCGGGTTCGCGACCACCGGCCAGCGCTGCACCTGCACGCGGCGGGTGATCGTGCACGAGAAGATCGTGGATCGATTCAAGAGGGCGTTTGTCGAGGCGGCGCGGAGCCTGACGATCGGACCCGGTCGCAGCGAGCCGGGACCGTTCATGGGACCGGTGATCAATGAAGCGACCGTTGAGGCGGTGATCGACTTCCAAAGCCGCCTGGCGAGTCGCCGCGGCAAGATACTCCTTGAGGCGAGGAAAGCTCGGGACATCGGGCACTTCATCTCACCCGGCGTTGTTGAAGTGGATGGTTCCCATTACAGACCCGGCGACGCCGAGCACGATTGCGAAGTCTTCGGGCCGATGGTTCAGCTGAGCACCTGCCGCGATCTGGATGACGCCATCGCCCAGGCCAACGCAACGCAATACGGCCTGGCGGCTGCGGTCTTCACGCGCGACGCCGAGGCGGCGGAGCGCTTTTTCTGGCAGGTGCGAGCCGGATGCATCAACTGGAACACCGGCACAGCGGGCGCCTCGAGCAAGCTCGCGTTCGGCGGGCTCGGGCACAGCGGGAACCACCGACCGGCCGGTGCGTTCAGCGTGGACTACTGCGCCTATCCGGTCGCGGCGATGGTCGAGACCTCCGGCGACGCGGCGGTTCCGGCGGGCATGGCCTTTGACGACGACTGGCTGCGATAATGATCGCCGGCCGCGCAAATGAGAAGACCCCGGCGAATTCGCCGGGGTCTGTGGCACAGGTACAGGATGCACGAGCCTTAGCGCGGGAAGTAGCCTTCGGCGACCGTGGAGGTCGTGCAGGTTGCCTTCTGGTACGCCTGCCCGAAGCGGGTCGTGCCTCGGAAGCCCAGCGGCACGCGACGTTCGCAGACCGCGTAACCATTCGCATCGGCCATCCGGCGCCCGAAGTGCTTCGGACGGGAGAGTTCGATGTACACGCCGGGGCAGCCGGGAAGCCGACGTTCGCCAACATCGGGGCTCCAGACGAACTTCACGAGCGATCCGGGCGTGAAGTTGAACGCCTCGAACACGTTGATGTACTCAGTCCGGTAGTAGGTCGGCAGGCAGAGGATCGGCCCATTGCTCGTCACGGGCTGGAAGAAGTTGTCCTGGACGTAGTCCGCGAGGTCGCGGCCGTTCTGCTGGCCCAGTTGATTCGAAAACTCGTAGTGAATGCCGCCATAGATGCGGCTGCGGCCGGCCTCAACCGCGGCCTCGGAGAACGAGCTGTAGTACCGGGGAACGCCGGGCAGCGTGTCGGACACATCGACGAAGGCGAGGTGATCTGTTCCGAACTCGTTGGCGAGGATCTGAGCTGCTGCGGCGCTGAAGGTGCTGTGGCCGGAGGTGTACTCAGGGAACGGCGGAGTCACAACGAAACTCGACCACGTGGGATCGGGCTCGGTCAGTGGATTGCCGTCCTGATCAGCGAGAGTGATCGCGTGGTAGGGCCGCCACAGGCTGTAGTTGTACTTGTTGTCCCAGCAGAGAATCGCCGCATCAGCCAGCGCGACGTTCAACTTCGCGAACAACAGCGCGTTCTTACCCAGGCCGTAGCCGAGCGATTCAGAGCAATTCTCCGCAATCACGTTCCAGTGGCCCGGCGGCGTGCAGGTGCCGGGGTTGTCGGACCAGAACAGCGCGATCTCGGACTGATCGGCCGTGCGGCTCTGGCTGTCTACACGACCAAGGTCCTTGACCTCGTTCACGTCGGTGCCGTATTGAACGCTGTCGAGCGCGGGCGGAGCCGGCGCCCGGAATTGCGAGCCACTGGTCATGACCCACGGCGTGACCAGCGGCCACTGGGGCAGCAGAGCCGGCGCGTAGTTCGGCGGCGTCGGCCGCCACTGACCGGGCAGCGTGCCGGGCGTGTATTCGACATACCGATCCCAGCCGTCGTTGGCGCGCAGGTCGATAATCTGCTGCGCGACGTACTCACCCAGCGCGATGCCATCGG
This window contains:
- a CDS encoding aldehyde dehydrogenase family protein, with protein sequence MVHSSLLERAPADYIDGRWIELGAGDGITSTNPAAPDEIIWQAASNIAHVEEAIAAARRAAPGWAQLPIARRHEYLRRYQQVVKAHLDRIAGLICDESGKTMAESTFEANALIGKVDITLDPTGALGRITDFEVPVSATRRGINRFKPHGVMAVIGPFNFPAHLPNGHFIPALAAGNSIVFKPSDKTPAVGQVIAEVWHEVGLPQGVFNLVQGAADVASTLVRHEGIDGILFTGSWGVGRRILEANLDRPGRIIALEMGGNNPAVVMDDADLRQAVIECVRAGFATTGQRCTCTRRVIVHEKIVDRFKRAFVEAARSLTIGPGRSEPGPFMGPVINEATVEAVIDFQSRLASRRGKILLEARKARDIGHFISPGVVEVDGSHYRPGDAEHDCEVFGPMVQLSTCRDLDDAIAQANATQYGLAAAVFTRDAEAAERFFWQVRAGCINWNTGTAGASSKLAFGGLGHSGNHRPAGAFSVDYCAYPVAAMVETSGDAAVPAGMAFDDDWLR
- a CDS encoding phosphatase PAP2 family protein, which translates into the protein MKKLLFCVAAAVGAAAPCFAGTDMVIRWNRVAIDTIRETRANPPMATRSLAMMHVAIYDAVNAIDGAHEPFVVVSQPGYNTSREAAAATAAYNVLVSLYPDQIEFFDFHLYESLKTVPDSPAKTDGIALGEYVAQQIIDLRANDGWDRYVEYTPGTLPGQWRPTPPNYAPALLPQWPLVTPWVMTSGSQFRAPAPPALDSVQYGTDVNEVKDLGRVDSQSRTADQSEIALFWSDNPGTCTPPGHWNVIAENCSESLGYGLGKNALLFAKLNVALADAAILCWDNKYNYSLWRPYHAITLADQDGNPLTEPDPTWSSFVVTPPFPEYTSGHSTFSAAAAQILANEFGTDHLAFVDVSDTLPGVPRYYSSFSEAAVEAGRSRIYGGIHYEFSNQLGQQNGRDLADYVQDNFFQPVTSNGPILCLPTYYRTEYINVFEAFNFTPGSLVKFVWSPDVGERRLPGCPGVYIELSRPKHFGRRMADANGYAVCERRVPLGFRGTTRFGQAYQKATCTTSTVAEGYFPR